The following proteins are encoded in a genomic region of Danio rerio strain Tuebingen ecotype United States chromosome 16, GRCz12tu, whole genome shotgun sequence:
- the si:ch211-197h24.6 gene encoding uncharacterized protein si:ch211-197h24.6 isoform X1 — protein sequence MEAKPAGARSADSLPNPNKRGKGSGKKKQLFNGDIVFTARNGSIQTIPCLNKRLKTVTDTVIGLQYIWEYRSPSKSVPPHYQCKLCRVNRLQNEMAAHITGWKHSFRYLQQNHQDKVPYDEAAALKDPAIRKAIKTAAAEVEKAEGRGQLKMVLKEPFDIVAFQDMKSAHPNPAFPGPAGIHTSSPRGLKQGGSFGGPYQDFPPRGGMMSDFSSGMRGGMDSLPIRGGYSNMREFTSPSRYGNGGLDRGMMETDDMHRFADDGPMRMGRDGFGTGHHNEGMGRPFLNDMPMNSGGERMMGLGPKRPENNSLPATLLKYLDSFRIENEDDAQIVLKVTQKLTDVLMEYRLRSISSVPIVKPLPAMNFSSSLPSRSSNDRFSGNMPGSSRFYN from the exons ATGGAAGCTAAACCAGCTGGAGCTCGATCTGCAGATTCACTACCAAACCCCAACAAAAGGGGCAAAGGTAGCGGAAAG AAAAAGCAGCTCTTCAATGGTGACATAG TCTTCACCGCTAGGAATGGATCTATCCAGACCATACCCTGCCTAAACAAACGCCTCAAAACAGTCACCGATACTGTTATTG GTCTACAGTACATATGGGAGTATCGAAGCCCATCTAAATCAGTTCCTCCTCATTACCAGTGTAAACTGTGTAGAGTTAATCGGCTGCAGAATGAAATGGCGGCTCATATCACTGGCTGGAAGCACAGCTTTAGATACCTG caaCAGAACCACCAAGACAAGGTTCCCTATGACGAAGCAGCTGCTCTTAAAGATCCAGCCATCAGGAAAGCTATTAAAACAGCTGCGGCTGAAGTGGAAAAAGCAGAGGGAAGAGGTCAACTAAAG ATGGTGTTAAAGGAGCCATTTGACATTGTGGCATTTCAGGACATGA aGTCTGCGCACCCAAATCCAGCATTTCCAGGACCTGCTGGCATTCATACTTCTTCGCCCAGAGGGTTGAAACAAG GTGGTTCATTTGGAGGTCCTTATCAAGATTTTCCTCCCCGGGGTGGCATGATGTCTGACTTCTCTTCTGGCATGCGGGGCGGTATGGACAGTCTCCCAATAAGGGGAGGTTATTCTAATATGAGAGAATTCACTAGCCCCAGTCGCTATGGTAATGGTGGACTAGACAGGGGCATGATGGAAACAGATGACATGCATCGCTTCGCAGATGATGGACCCATGCGCATGGGTCGGGATGGATTTGGAACTGGTCATCATAATGAGGGTATGGGCAGACCTTTCCTAAATGACATGCCCATGAACAGCGGTGGGGAGAGAATGATGGGACTTGGTCCTAAACGCCCAGAGAACAACAGCCTCCCTGCAACACTGCTCAAATACctg GACTCTTTTCGAATTGAAAATGAAGACGATGCTCAGATTGTCTTAAAGGTCACACAGAAGCTTACCGATGTTCTGATGGAGTACCGTCTGCGAAGTATTTCATCG GTGCCCATTGTGAAGCCCCTGCCTGCCATGAACTTTTCATC
- the si:ch211-197h24.6 gene encoding uncharacterized protein si:ch211-197h24.6 isoform X2: MAAHITGWKHSFRYLQQNHQDKVPYDEAAALKDPAIRKAIKTAAAEVEKAEGRGQLKMVLKEPFDIVAFQDMKSAHPNPAFPGPAGIHTSSPRGLKQGGSFGGPYQDFPPRGGMMSDFSSGMRGGMDSLPIRGGYSNMREFTSPSRYGNGGLDRGMMETDDMHRFADDGPMRMGRDGFGTGHHNEGMGRPFLNDMPMNSGGERMMGLGPKRPENNSLPATLLKYLDSFRIENEDDAQIVLKVTQKLTDVLMEYRLRSISSVPIVKPLPAMNFSSSLPSRSSNDRFSGNMPGSSRFYN; this comes from the exons ATGGCGGCTCATATCACTGGCTGGAAGCACAGCTTTAGATACCTG caaCAGAACCACCAAGACAAGGTTCCCTATGACGAAGCAGCTGCTCTTAAAGATCCAGCCATCAGGAAAGCTATTAAAACAGCTGCGGCTGAAGTGGAAAAAGCAGAGGGAAGAGGTCAACTAAAG ATGGTGTTAAAGGAGCCATTTGACATTGTGGCATTTCAGGACATGA aGTCTGCGCACCCAAATCCAGCATTTCCAGGACCTGCTGGCATTCATACTTCTTCGCCCAGAGGGTTGAAACAAG GTGGTTCATTTGGAGGTCCTTATCAAGATTTTCCTCCCCGGGGTGGCATGATGTCTGACTTCTCTTCTGGCATGCGGGGCGGTATGGACAGTCTCCCAATAAGGGGAGGTTATTCTAATATGAGAGAATTCACTAGCCCCAGTCGCTATGGTAATGGTGGACTAGACAGGGGCATGATGGAAACAGATGACATGCATCGCTTCGCAGATGATGGACCCATGCGCATGGGTCGGGATGGATTTGGAACTGGTCATCATAATGAGGGTATGGGCAGACCTTTCCTAAATGACATGCCCATGAACAGCGGTGGGGAGAGAATGATGGGACTTGGTCCTAAACGCCCAGAGAACAACAGCCTCCCTGCAACACTGCTCAAATACctg GACTCTTTTCGAATTGAAAATGAAGACGATGCTCAGATTGTCTTAAAGGTCACACAGAAGCTTACCGATGTTCTGATGGAGTACCGTCTGCGAAGTATTTCATCG GTGCCCATTGTGAAGCCCCTGCCTGCCATGAACTTTTCATC